GATGATAACGTAAATTGGCGTTAACATACTTGCAATAGGATCGTGCTCCATTTTACCGAAATGAAAATGGAGTTTAGGCTGCTATTTTTTTGTATGGTGCTATAGGAACTTTATCTATTTGTCGTTTAGCACTGAAATATTTTTTATTACGCTTTATTAAAAATAAATGACGCTATTGCCAAGTATTGTAAAAGGTATGCGTGACTATAGTGCGCTTCAAGTGTACCGCCGCAATTACATTCTTTCAACGATCCGTGCTATTTATATGCGTTATGGATTTGAGCCACTTGAAACCCCTGCTCTAGAAAATCGTACTACCCTTACAGGAAAATATGGAGAAGAAGGGGAACAGTTAATTTTTAGTGTGCTTAAATCCGGAAATTTTTTAGCAGAAACAGAAATTGAATCTACAGACTACAAAAGTGTAAAACCGCTTATTAGTGATAAGGGACTAAGGTATGACCTAACGATTCCCTTAATCCGTCATATTGCATCTAATCAAAATCAAATTACCTTCCCTTTTAGAAGACATCAAACCCAAGCTGTTTGGCGTGCAGACAGGCCTCAAAGAGGTCGTTATAGGGAGTTTTTGCAATGTGATGCGGATATTATTGGAAGTACATCTCTGTTGTGCGAGGCTGAAATCCTAAAATTAATCTATGATGTGTTTTCAACATTACAGATACAAAATTTTCAAATTAAAATTAATCATAGAGGCATTCTTGCAGCCATTGCTGATGTTGAACAACAGAGTGAACAAGAAAAAGTATTTTGCACACTTGTAGACAAGATAGAAAAAATTGGATTGGAAGCGGTTTCTATAATGTTGCAAAAAGAGAATTTTAGCACAGAAACCATTCAGAACCTTCATGAACTTTTACAGTTTAAGGGAAATAATTCGCAACTGTTGGCACAGCTAGAAAAAACGATAGGCCATACGGAAAAAGGATCCATAGCAATAGTAGCATTGAAACAGATACTAGCATATGCCCATACTCTTGGTTTACCGAATGGTGAACTATGTTGTATAGATCCAGCCTTGGCAAGAGGATTGGCTTATTATACAGGATTTGTGGTAGAAACTACTGTAGCAAATACGGAAGTTGGAAGTTTAGGTGGAGGGGGTAGGTATTCAAATCTTGGAGATCTTTTTGGCGTAACAGGGCTATTTGGCGTAGGGTGCTCTTTTGGAATAGATAGAATATACGATGTCATGGAAGATCAAGGCCTGTTTGATTCAGTGGCGGCGTATACAACAGAGATATTATTAGTAAACCTAAGTAAACAAATAGAGCATCAGCTCATCAGCTTGTTAGGTACATTACGTTCGCATGGGCTTAATGTTGAAATCTATCCTGAGCATGCAAAAATAAAAAAACAATTATCTTATGCAGACAAAAAAAAGATCCCTTTTGTCATTATCTTAGGAGAAGATGAACTTGCAATGAATAAGTATAGATTGAAAAATATGAAAACAGGCGTACAAGACATCTATAATTGGACTGATCTTTGCTCAGCATTAGGATTAAAAAAAGAAATATTACCACCAAGGTCATAGGCATATGGAAGCAATTTGGACTATTATTATTGCAGCACTTGCTAGTATAAACTGTGCCTTGGTTGGCACCTATCTGGTATTGCGAAAAATAGCAATGATGGGAGACGCAATTGCACATGCAACACTTCCAGGTATTGTACTTGCACTGCTTATAACTGGATCTAAAAGTTCTCCCATATTAGTCTTTGGAGCTGGCATAACTGGTATTCTGGTTACCTTTCTGATAGCATTTCTAGAAAAAAACATAAGAATACAGGCAGATGCGGCTATTGGTATAAATTTTACTTTTCTATTTGCTGTAGGTGTAATATTGATTTCTTTTTTTAGTAGGAAGATAGATCTAGATCCTGAATGCAGCCTTTATGGTGAACTAGCCACCGCCCCTCTAGATGTCCTTAGGACAGTTGGTGGTACGAATCTAGGTCCTAAATCATTCTATATTTTATTAACGGTTTTAATCATTAACTTGATTTTTTTTATACTTGGATATAAATATTTATTTGTTAGTACTTTTGATGCGCAATTTGCAAAAAGCATTGGCATAAATACTACGCTGTGGCACTATGCTTTAATGGCTATAACATCTTTAACGACTGTGGCCACCTTTGAAGTTGCAGGAGCAATTTTAGTTGTTTCGCTTTTAATTGTACCAGGAGCAAGTATGTATTTAGTAACAAAATCACTAAAGTATTTGTTGTTTTACAATGTAATTTTTGCCATAATAGCATCTATTGGTGGCTATTACCTTAGCCTGTTTTCCAATAGTTCTATGGCAGCTGCTATGGTAACCATAGCAGGCGTATTGTTTTTGGCTACATTGATTTTTTCAAAATGCAAAAATAATTAGAATAGTATGTTGTAATTTTAAGGATCAGATTGTATGACAAGAAGACATCTAAGAGTATTTAAACCGTTAGTTGGTTACTTAACGTTTAACGCGATTATAAGTAGTTTAAATAAATAAAACATATAAATTATAATGAATATCACTGGAAAAATATTTGAAATAAATGCACCACAACAAGTATCTGATTCTTTTAGAAAAAGACTTTTTGTTATAGAACATACAGAAAATCCACAATATCCAGAATATGTCTCTTTTGAGCTAATTCAAGACAAATGCGACCTATTAGATGAATTTAGTGAAGGAGACGAGGTCACTGTACACTTCAATTTACGTGGAAGAAAATGGACCAATCCAGAAGGAGTAGTTAAATACTTTAATTCTTTACAGGCATGGCGTTTAGAAAGAGGAAATAAGGTAAGTGATTCGTCTGCTTCTAGTGCATCCAATATGGAGGAAAAGGATGATCTTCCATTCTAATAATTTATTAGCTACTGGCTATTAAATATAAATTAATACTGAATTTACTTATTAAGTATTACTTACTCATATGGTATTAGGTCTTTCGTAACCTATTGAAGTTCGTCAAGCTAACGTACATGTAATGCTTGCTTTTAGAATGATTCAAGGGATAGAAAAGTAGCTTTCTGGCATGCTTTTCTATCTATTTTGAAGTACGCTCTTTGTAATGGAACACGATAGGTATATTGTACCTTCTTAATAGGATTTTATAGAGCGTTATATAATTGAAGCTGCCAACTTTGGTAAACTTATTTGTACAATTAGATACAAAATGGTGATGTATATGTGTCACCAGATTAAACGCTACAATAAGTTTTAGTTTGGTTTTCTTAGTATTATAAAGTTTATATGTCCTCTAGAAAAAGTATGTACCTAGATTTATCTGTTCATGAACTTATTGAACAAGCCATCCAACGTGGAGAGGGTATCTTAGCTGCGAATGGTACTTTGTCTATAACCACTGGAAAGCGTACAGGTCGTTCTCCGAACGATAAATTTTTTGTTAAAACATCTGATACAGCCAATGAGATTGCTTGGGGAACCATTAACCATGGAATAGAAGAAAAAGTTTTTCAAAAATTATGGGATAAAACGCTTGACTATTTAGACACAGTTGATACATTTGTTTCTAATTTACAAGTTTGCGCTGACACTAAACATTATCTTCCCATTAAAATGATCAGTGAGTATGCTTGGCATAATCTATTTGCATGTCAATTGTTTATTCGTCCTCAAGATTTTTATGGTAAAGAAAATGAAAAACAAGAATGGACTATTCTGAGTGCTCCTGGCCTGCGAACTGACCCTGTTTATGATGAGACAAATAGTGACGCAACGTTAATCATCCATCTTACTGAACGTAAAGTGTTGTTATGTGGACATCATTATGCTGGTGAAATTAAAAAAGCCATATTTTCAGTTTTAAATTATTTATTACCTCCACAAAACGTTCTACCCATGCACTGCTCAGCTAATGTGAGTAAACAGGGTGATATCGCCTTGTTTTTTGGATTATCTGGCACTGGAAAAACAACTTTATCAGCAGATCCTAAACGCTATCTGATTGGCGACGATGAACATGGATGGAGTGAAGAAGCCATTTTTAA
This genomic interval from Cardinium endosymbiont of Culicoides punctatus contains the following:
- the hisS gene encoding histidine--tRNA ligase, which encodes MTLLPSIVKGMRDYSALQVYRRNYILSTIRAIYMRYGFEPLETPALENRTTLTGKYGEEGEQLIFSVLKSGNFLAETEIESTDYKSVKPLISDKGLRYDLTIPLIRHIASNQNQITFPFRRHQTQAVWRADRPQRGRYREFLQCDADIIGSTSLLCEAEILKLIYDVFSTLQIQNFQIKINHRGILAAIADVEQQSEQEKVFCTLVDKIEKIGLEAVSIMLQKENFSTETIQNLHELLQFKGNNSQLLAQLEKTIGHTEKGSIAIVALKQILAYAHTLGLPNGELCCIDPALARGLAYYTGFVVETTVANTEVGSLGGGGRYSNLGDLFGVTGLFGVGCSFGIDRIYDVMEDQGLFDSVAAYTTEILLVNLSKQIEHQLISLLGTLRSHGLNVEIYPEHAKIKKQLSYADKKKIPFVIILGEDELAMNKYRLKNMKTGVQDIYNWTDLCSALGLKKEILPPRS
- a CDS encoding metal ABC transporter permease, yielding MEAIWTIIIAALASINCALVGTYLVLRKIAMMGDAIAHATLPGIVLALLITGSKSSPILVFGAGITGILVTFLIAFLEKNIRIQADAAIGINFTFLFAVGVILISFFSRKIDLDPECSLYGELATAPLDVLRTVGGTNLGPKSFYILLTVLIINLIFFILGYKYLFVSTFDAQFAKSIGINTTLWHYALMAITSLTTVATFEVAGAILVVSLLIVPGASMYLVTKSLKYLLFYNVIFAIIASIGGYYLSLFSNSSMAAAMVTIAGVLFLATLIFSKCKNN
- a CDS encoding DUF3127 domain-containing protein → MNITGKIFEINAPQQVSDSFRKRLFVIEHTENPQYPEYVSFELIQDKCDLLDEFSEGDEVTVHFNLRGRKWTNPEGVVKYFNSLQAWRLERGNKVSDSSASSASNMEEKDDLPF